Genomic DNA from Alistipes indistinctus YIT 12060:
GCCGCGGCAGAACCGGTCGAAATTGCCAAATTCGCCGTATGGAACGTAGGGGAAGCAAATCCCACCCAAACGGCAAACCGTTAAGAGGCAAAATGAACGCACACACGTACCCGTTTTTCGACACAACCGCTTCGACACGGCGATAACCGGTCGACAACCATTCGGTTCCATGCCAAAAGCAGCCCCCCTAAAAGGCTGCTTTTGCTTTTATTTCAGCAACCGATCCGGAGTCAGACACCCGAAGCGGAAAAACAGTACTTTTGCACAGGGATATGTACAAAAATGGGATTTCTCCGTACACCCGGAAAATTTTAAAAAATTCAGGGGATCAGAGGAATCCCAATTAAAGAATTTAAACAGATCGTCTATGCAGTCGAAAAGGATGTATACCGGCCATCTGGCCATGCTCGGGGCCAACCTGCTCTGGGGTGTCATGTCGCCCATGTCGAAAGCCGTATTGCAAAGCGGTCTGGTCGGTCCGCTGTCGCTCACCACTTTGCGGATGGTCGGCGCCGCGGCAGCGTTCTGGATCCTGTCGCTGTTTACCCGCCGCGAACATGTCACCCCGCATGACCTGGCCCTGCTCTTTTTCGCATCGTTGTTCGGGGTCACGCTGAACCAGGGGTTCTTTATCACCGGCGTGTCGCTGACCTCGCCGATCGACGCATCGGTCGTCACGACAACCACGCCGATCATTACGATGATCCTTGCCGCGCTCTACCTCAAAGAGCCCATCACCTCGAAAAAGGTGATGGGTATCTTCATGGGAGCCGTCGGCGCGCTGATCCTGATTCTCAGCGCCGATGCCGCCCACACAGGGGAGAATGCCGGCGGCATGACAGGCAATATCCTCTGCCTGATGGCCGAACTCTGTTTCGCGACCTATTGCGTCGTCTTCAAAGACCTGATCGGGCGCTATTCGCCCGTGACACTGATGAAATGGATGTTTACCTATGCGGCGATCTGCTGTATTCCCTTCTCGTACAACGGCCTCGCATCGATAAACTTCACGACTCTCCCGACAGCCGTTTACGCCGATCTGGCCTTTATCGTTTTCGGCGCGACCTTCCTCTCGTACCTGCTGGTACCCATCGGACAACACCGGCTTCGCCCGACGCTCGTCACGATGTATTGCTATTTGCAACCCATCGTCGCATCGATGCTCGCCGTACTGTGGGGAATGGACCGGTTCACGCCGACCAAGGGAGCGGCGATCCTGCTGGTTTTCGTGGGAGTCTACCTGGTCAACCGCAGTAAATCGCGGGCCCAGATGGAAGCCGAAGCGCTCGAAGCCGCACGCCGTACCGCTCCGGATGCGCCTGCTATGCCCGACGTTCCGGAAAGTTCCGGACGCTCCTGAAAAACGCCCGCCTCGAAAACGCCTGACAAACAATTGCAGTAACCGGATAAATATATCCGTGTCCGCCCGGAACCGGATTATGGCAATTGCCCCGTACAGCGGAAATATTTCTGCATAACCAACAACGAGATCAGCCGTTCCCGCTTTTTATCGCGGAACTGTGAAATGTATTCGTGGGCATGGCGGGCGATCGCCTCCGCTTCTTCCGGATGATCGATATAGTATTGCAGCCGCTGCGGCAGGTCCGAATAGTCGCTTTTGATCTCGATATAGTGGTAATTGGGGATCAGCGTCCCTTCCATAAACCAGGTTTCATAGGTCGGACGGGGCATTACCGCCACCGAATTGGTCGACATCACCCATTTGAGACTCGTCGACACGTCGATACCTTCCAGCGTAAGGATGAACTTATAAACGAGATGCTCGAACAGCGTAATCTTTCCCTTACTCCACTCTTTGGGAAATTCGGGCAACGCCGAGATAATGCCCACATCGCACATCGGATGGTCGAAATACTGTTCGACGAAACGGATCCGGTGCGGTTTATAATTGATGTCCAACCGGAAAATAGCCTTATCCATTTTGTCCCGGAACGGGATCCGGTCGGTAATGAAATTGAAATGCCGCACTTTTTCCATGTTCAGGATCACCGAATTGGTATTTTCTCCATGAATCGGACGGCTTTTGACGATCGAGGGTACTCCCGGAACCTGCGTCACATCCCCGAACACATAATTCCAGTACAGGGAATCGCTGAACCACCTTGTAAACTCATAACTATCGAAGAAATAAACCGATCCCGCATCCCCGAACTTGTGGTCCGCGAGCCTGTGGGACGAAACCGGATCGATCGGAACGATACCCTGCATCTTATTGTAATAATCGACACGGCGCAGGATATACTCCTTGTCAGGTCGCTTTTCCAACTCCGCCAAAACCTTCTGCAGCCGGTTGCGGAGCAATACTTTGGGAGTGATATACCGCACGAAATTCTTACTGTAATAGGCCAGCCTGTTATTCGTGCCCTTGTGCAAACGCGACAAAATCATTCTTTTATACAAATTAACGGATTGTGTCCCAAAGATACGAAAAAGCTCGTTTCTTCCGTTTGTTCAACAACTTCCCAGGGTAAAAAAGAATAATCCACACGAAGAATGTAAACCGACACAGGGGCGAACAATATTGGTTTCCCTTTTGTTTGTTCGAAAGGGAAACCAATATTGCACCATCACGCTAATATTTAAAATCATGGTTTTGAGCCGGCAATTCGCAGCGATTCTCTTCGTTTGGCCTCTTTTTGGGGAAGTTATCTATGCCCAGTCACATACTCTGAAAGGGAGTGTCGTGGATGAACTCCGCCGGCCCGTTACGGCCGTCTCGTGTGTGTTGCGGAGTTCTACGGACAGTCTGTTTGTTCAAAGTACACTGAGTGACGAAAACGGGGATTTTATCTTT
This window encodes:
- a CDS encoding DMT family transporter — protein: MQSKRMYTGHLAMLGANLLWGVMSPMSKAVLQSGLVGPLSLTTLRMVGAAAAFWILSLFTRREHVTPHDLALLFFASLFGVTLNQGFFITGVSLTSPIDASVVTTTTPIITMILAALYLKEPITSKKVMGIFMGAVGALILILSADAAHTGENAGGMTGNILCLMAELCFATYCVVFKDLIGRYSPVTLMKWMFTYAAICCIPFSYNGLASINFTTLPTAVYADLAFIVFGATFLSYLLVPIGQHRLRPTLVTMYCYLQPIVASMLAVLWGMDRFTPTKGAAILLVFVGVYLVNRSKSRAQMEAEALEAARRTAPDAPAMPDVPESSGRS
- a CDS encoding glycosyl transferase family 90 translates to MILSRLHKGTNNRLAYYSKNFVRYITPKVLLRNRLQKVLAELEKRPDKEYILRRVDYYNKMQGIVPIDPVSSHRLADHKFGDAGSVYFFDSYEFTRWFSDSLYWNYVFGDVTQVPGVPSIVKSRPIHGENTNSVILNMEKVRHFNFITDRIPFRDKMDKAIFRLDINYKPHRIRFVEQYFDHPMCDVGIISALPEFPKEWSKGKITLFEHLVYKFILTLEGIDVSTSLKWVMSTNSVAVMPRPTYETWFMEGTLIPNYHYIEIKSDYSDLPQRLQYYIDHPEEAEAIARHAHEYISQFRDKKRERLISLLVMQKYFRCTGQLP